Genomic segment of Pseudorca crassidens isolate mPseCra1 chromosome 10, mPseCra1.hap1, whole genome shotgun sequence:
AATGTAAGGAAAAGGAGAATGAAAATGGGAATCACAGTATTAATCTCGTGGAAAATGGCAGGAGTCAAGGCATAAGGCAAAATTCATCATGATGGTCATGGTGATTAGAGAGCTCCCCCATAAGGATACGCAGACAGTTCCTCAACTGCAGCTCCCTAAGTTTTCTCCTGATTTCTCTCATCTCCATGAACATTTCCATATCATCTCCATCTCCACCCATCCCATCGTTGACCTGCCTCTTGGGTATGGCCCATGGGAAATTAGGGGCAAGTCGGCGAGCCTGTCCCTGTCTATTATTTCCTGCTGGCTGGTGGCCTTCGCCCCCTCCCAAAGGGCGGTCTTGCTCTGCATTCTGCACAGGCTGCTCCACTTCTCCGTTTTCCTGGACCTATCCTCGCTGCCTCCTGCTCTTGATTC
This window contains:
- the LOC137231594 gene encoding protein BEX3-like codes for the protein VQENGEVEQPVQNAEQDRPLGGGEGHQPAGNNRQGQARRLAPNFPWAIPKRQVNDGMGGDGDDMEMFMEMREIRRKLRELQLRNCLRILMGELSNHHDHHDEFCLMP